The Methylomonas rhizoryzae genome includes the window GCAAATACTGCTAATGCAGCCCAGCTGCTTTCGCCTGACCAAACGAAAGCACGATTATACCGAAAAACCGCAAAATCAAAAAGATCTTTAAAACCATTTACGTATTGCAACGCAATTCGGTCACGTTGCGCCGCTAGAGCCATCGCTTCGGTCAGCGTGACGGCTGCGGGCGAACGAACGTCTTGCCGATCCGACTCGCCCAGTCCGCCCGGAGAAGCCAACACGATTGCGCGAAATACCCAATCCGCATCCTGTCGGCTGGTGTTTTCCAATACTTGATTGAGACACTCTTGTAACGACTTACCGTCCGCAACCTTTTCGGCAGCAAGCAGCAAGGGTGCGCACAGCAAAATAATGCCTAAATTGGTATTGCAGGCGACGGCGGAACGCGTGGCCTGCACCGCGTAAAAAATTCGTTCTCCCAACGAAAAATCGGGGTTGGTGATAGGCTCGGCACTGACGCTCGCACTGATGCGAAAATCGTCGACCGTCATGTCGTGACCCGCGCTATACACGCTGACATTGCCAGGCTTGAAGGCTTGCAACTCGACTTCGCAAGCTTCCTTATAAACCCGCATCAACTCCGCTCTAGTCAGCATCGATTTTCCTGCACATGCAACGTTCAACCAAATCCCGCACCATGGTCTCCGCGATATTTATGCCGCACACGCTCTGCAACCCCTTCCATGCCGGAACGCTGTTGACTTCGATCACATATAAGCAACCGTCTCTGCCTCGCATGATGTCGACCCCGGCATAATCCATATTCAATGCCGCAACCGCCCTGACGGCCAAATCCGCCACCTCCGCATCCAAATCCAAGGCCTGGCAGGTAGCGCCTCGCGCCACGTTATTCAGCCAGGAAATACCGCGCCGACGCATACCGGCAACCGCCTTTCCGTTAACGACATACACCCGTTTATCCGAATAACCTTGGCCCTCGCACTCGATGAAGCGCTGCAGATAATAGATTCCGCGACTGCTGGTCAGCCAAAACAAATCGGTAGACTTTTCCAAGCGTCTAATGCCCTCGCCTTGCGAACCGAACAACGGCTTACTAATCACGTAACGACCTGCAGCCAATTCCCGCTCCACGATAGCTAGCGCGACGTCGCGCTCGCGCAATACCCATGTCGCCGGGGTAGCGATACCGGCATTTTTTAATAAAAAACTGGTCATCGCTTTGTCGACGCTACGTTCGACCGCTCCGGCGTCGTTATAAACCGGCACCCCCAAAATCCGTAGCGCGTGCAAAACATCCAAATAGAACACGACCTCTTCCAGGGAACCGCCCGGTACGCCGCGCACGAACGCCGCATCGGGTAAAACCGTCTCGAAGCCGGGTATCGCGACAGGCAAATCGCCATTCAATTGAAGACGGCATGCCGTCAGGGACACGTATTCGGCAACGCAGCCGTAAGCGGAAAACGCCTTGCATAATTGCTTGCCGTGCCAACCGGGATCGTCGGTGAAAATAACAATTCGAGCCAAAGGATTATCGGTAAAGTTGAAA containing:
- a CDS encoding ATP-grasp domain-containing protein, which encodes MARIVIFTDDPGWHGKQLCKAFSAYGCVAEYVSLTACRLQLNGDLPVAIPGFETVLPDAAFVRGVPGGSLEEVVFYLDVLHALRILGVPVYNDAGAVERSVDKAMTSFLLKNAGIATPATWVLRERDVALAIVERELAAGRYVISKPLFGSQGEGIRRLEKSTDLFWLTSSRGIYYLQRFIECEGQGYSDKRVYVVNGKAVAGMRRRGISWLNNVARGATCQALDLDAEVADLAVRAVAALNMDYAGVDIMRGRDGCLYVIEVNSVPAWKGLQSVCGINIAETMVRDLVERCMCRKIDAD
- a CDS encoding triphosphoribosyl-dephospho-CoA synthase; amino-acid sequence: MLTRAELMRVYKEACEVELQAFKPGNVSVYSAGHDMTVDDFRISASVSAEPITNPDFSLGERIFYAVQATRSAVACNTNLGIILLCAPLLLAAEKVADGKSLQECLNQVLENTSRQDADWVFRAIVLASPGGLGESDRQDVRSPAAVTLTEAMALAAQRDRIALQYVNGFKDLFDFAVFRYNRAFVWSGESSWAALAVFAELLANYPDSHVERKYGEQYSEWIAAEMAELLKTMEAANEPTEVLPLLQGIDKAFKAKNINPGTSADLTVATVLVVLLAKLVERC